The DNA region TCCATCCAGAGCCCAACTCCCCTGTTCAGGATGGTTAACCAGAATCATATTCAGGCGCAACCAGTCGTGCTGGCTCATGGGCGAGGACAGCAACCCTGCGGTTTCAATGCCACCCTCAAAAGACGATTTGAGGCGTTTAACCTGTAGCACCTCATCATCACCGGGTGTACGCTCCTTGACGGGTACTTTGATGGTGAACCATAAAATACCATGCCTGAGCATCTGTTCATTGGTCACAGGTTGATGAATGCCTGATTGCAGCTGTTCAATATTCTGCTTCAACATGGCTTTGAAGCGTGGGTCAGCACGGTCTTTGGAGAGCATCAACTGACGAATAGTCTGCATCAGGTCAGGGCTTGAAATCAGTCCACACTGCAACAGCGTGTTTCCCGGCCAGTCCTGATTCAATAAGCCATTGAGCCGGTCATCAAGCCCGGAATCCAGTCCGCTGAGTGGCATGCAGAGAAAGCCGAAAAACAGGTGTTTGTCGTCGCATAAAAAGAGTTTGCCTTCAGGGTCATAAGCCCGGGTAGTAAGAAGCGCGTCGGTAAATTCAGGTTCTATTGGCACAGTCGTATTTGAATTGGCGAACATTCGGCATTTCCCGGCTAATTTGGACTATGTTGATTGACGGATGTAAATACTCAGTAGGAAGCTACTGGGAGGTAAAACGATGAATCTTCTGAAACAAATTAAAGGGCTTGTGGCGGGGCTGATATTCCTGGTTGTTGGTTCTCTACTGATGGAACAGTTGGTCTATCTGCTTTTTTCACCAGGCTATTGGTGGACGCTTGTAGAATCTCCGGTGTTCTGGAGCTTGTTTTCTGTAGGGTGTTTTTATCAGCTATGGCTGCTTGATCAAAAGTTTCCAGAACAATATTCGGATGAGGGCTCTAAGATTCAGGACGATGAGCAACCTATGAATGAAACTAACCCGGCAACGGGCTTACCAATGGCTGGTGCTTTAGATATTGCTGGCAACCCCTATGGAGGAGATGATTCAGTCAGGTTTGACCTGATCTAAAAAGTTTTGCTTTATTTCCCTTTGGGTTCGGGACAACCGACTTGATGATTCCTGGAAATGTTCTTTATCGGGTCTGCCAAATACACTCAGGTTGTTCTCTGCCTGGCGTTGCTGGATTTGGTTTCCTATATTGCTGCCAATATGCGCAGGGGGCATAGTCGTATCTAGATAGTTGCCTTCCACCGGGAGCAGTGATTGCCCCTTCAGCCATTTTTCCACTGACTGCTCATATTCTCTTAGTTCAGGCTGGTAAAGCCTGTTCATTTCACCGATAAGAGTGAGTGCTGCGTTAGTGTGTTGTGGATTGTCTGCTGCATGAGTCAGGTGATTGAAAACGTGCTGTCCTAAAATCGCATCTTTGTCACCCCAGCCCCTGCTGATTTCAGCTATCGACTGCCCCAAACGATGACGACGATCTTCCGGTTCAGCACTTCGTTCATATCTGAGGTCACGATCTTTGACCATTGACGCAAAGGCAGCTGCCTGATGGTCTGTAAGGCCGTGGGATGCTGCTTTATCAAAGGCTTCATTGTATGTCAGGCTTAGCCCCGAACCAGAGGTGGAAGGCTGTGTTCCATAGGCACTATGCTTTAACAGGCTGGTGACATAGGGCTTACTTTGACCTGAATTCTGAAACTGACCCTGAATAGAATCGCTGGACTGTTGGAATGCCTTGATCAAAGGTTGCAAGGCTTCGGGTTGTTGTGTAGCTGCTGCTCGAAGGTTCGCATTCTGAAGAGTTTTTTGTTCAGGCAACTGTCCGGATTCTGAAATTCGTTGCCTGACTTGCTCGCTATTGATGCTTTCAGGTTTGTGAATTGCATCTGTAACTGACTTGGAAAGGTTGCTATTTCTGTTGGCTTCAGGCACCAATGACTGATTAGACAGCGGACTATCATTCAACGACCCCGAACTGATGATACCGGACTTTTGTAGAGCTTCGCTCAACCTTCCCAGGTCATTCTCGTTAGGACTGTTCAGATAGGATGATACCAGTGCGGCAGCAAGAGTTTCTGAAGAGTTGGCAAACTGCCCGCTGAACCTTTTAACATTGCGGTTAACCTGCTTCTGAAACTCAGGATCGTAAGGCTTTGACTGCAGTGTATTCATGCCAGATTCAGAAGAGGCTAAACGGTTCGCCCAGACCGCCGGTCCCGTATTCAGGGCTTTTCCTAGTTGTTGCTGCAACTGGCTGACCTGTTCATAGCTTTTTTCAGTACTGAGGCTTTCCTGAGCCATTTTCTGGTAGGACTGGCTATCGTTTACGCCGAGTTCTTTCATCCAGCTGTGAGAATGGCTATTACTGGCATCCATGGAAAGTGCTTTTTGTAATTGTGAATCCCAGTTTTTTGAAAATTGTTCACTACTAACGTGAGCCAGCGCATCCTGAAAGCTATCACTTTTAGAATCTCGGTTCATACCAGACCATTTCTTCTGGTAGTTGCCATTAATACCGAAGAGACTTCCAAGAATGCCTCGTTTTGATATTCCACCGCCAGCTTCCAGTACTTTTGAGGTAGCCATATCTTCAGACATCTGGGAACTTAACCCAAATTGTTTCTGCAAATCTCTTGCGAGATTATCTCGCATTGAGGCAACTTCACTTTGCCCTGAGCTTAAACTGCTGCTGAACTGACGTAACTCCCGGCTATCAATGGAATCTCCATACCGTTGCTGAATTGCATGACTGGTAGCCTGACTGAAAGCCATACCGGAAGATTTTCTTGCCGCATCTTTGGATTGCACAAGGCTGGACAGATGACTGCTGGCAGATAATGCCGGAACCACCTGATCAATCTGTCCCCGTGTCGCCCCCTGTTGAGGTCCGATATTCCAACCGCGCCTGCTGATTAACCGCAGCTCCGGGCATCATAATATCCGGCGAGCTGATTTTCTCGTTCACGAAATCACCACTCTGCATCCTGCCTGCCAGATGGGTGGCTGTAATCGCACTGCCGTATAACAGCATCAGCACCAGTGCGGGGGTAGATGCTGCCATTAATCCACCGACGCCTAACCAGTACTCCAGAATCGGCCCCGACTCAATGATGCCGGTAAAGCTGGTAATGGGAGCTGACAGTGCTGCCATCGCTCCCTGTGAAACCAGCGTAATATAAAGATTATTGATGGACAGAACCGGCATCCACAACTGAATCCAAAGCAACAACATCAGGTATTTAAACGCCAGTCGCACACCAAACAGACCTACGCAGACCAGCAACCCCATCAACGGAGTAACCGCAAAAACAAACCCTTCGATATACGCCATCATCGCCCGCATACTGCTCAGAAACAGGTGCTGTTCTCCTGCCCACTGCGTATTCCGTTGCAGCAATGCCTGTTGGGTCATAATGGCTGCTTGAGGTTGCTGCATATCCTGAAGCTTCTCGATAGTGGCGTCGTGGTAAATGGGCAGCAGGGCAGAAGCCATCATAAAATTACGGCTGGATTCTGCACCCTGGCTTAACGCTTGCAGGGCTGATCCCAGCGTCAGGCTTCTTGCAGAGCTGTTGTCCTGCTGAATCTGTTGATCAAACCAGGCATTGAGCCGGGGCTTTAACCAGGCGAAGGCTTCATTGCAGGTCACTGACGTAGGCTGTCCATTGCGATAAATCAGGGTGCCAAAGACATCGGATTGAAATTCCAGGGCAGTCATCACGTCGGCGTTACTGAATACCTCATGGGTGGTTTTGTAGTTCAGGTCGATACCGATCAGTGTGCATTCTTTGATGTAGTTGCGCCATGACTGCGCCAGAGCAGGGTTATTCTGAAACTGGTTCATGGCTTTTCTGCGGGCTTCCATCAACCGGATCAGGCTGGATAGATAACCATTGCGGGTTAGTTTCACCGCATCCGTTGTATGAAAAGCCTGTTCAAAAATTTCAGTCATTTTCCAGGTCAGGGTAGAAAGCATACTGGCGGTGAGGGCAATGCCGAAGGGTACGTTATCCACCTTGCGGTTGGTGTCGGTGTACACATCATATATATCCACGTCGATGCCCTTGTAGCGACTACCTCCCGTCGGTAAACCAAACAGAGCCGTATAGATCAGCAGGCTTAACAGCAAATGCTGAAACGCTGGAAACTTGCCCGCCATCAATCCCTGCAGTGCCAGATAGAAAGTACCGATGATAAAACCGATCTTGATGGTCAGAATAAAGTCAGGGTTGCTGACCATCATCACCAAACCGTTCAACACGGTGTAGAGAAAATGGGCATCTCCGATGGAGTAGATGGTTTCCATGCTAAGGGTTTGCCGGAGTCAGACGGGAAGGTGAACGCTGAGCTTTTGCCGGTGGCAGTTTCTGATAACGTTTCTGTTCCGCCACGGCTAGCATATGCCGATAATCCTGAATCAACTCACCAAAGCGACCGTAACGCTCGCCCAGCCTTTGCAATTCACGATGCAACTGAGTTCGTGACAAGTTCAGTGTCGTCTGTAATTGTTGGGCAAAGGGATGATAATCACCTTCCATATTGATGATTGAAGTGGTGATCTGGTGCAAATCCTCAATAAACTGATGCACCATATAAAAGGCAATATGGGGTGAAGCCTGGGTGATGAATAGCTTGGCCAACTGTACATCAGCTGCCGTTAGATTGCGGATCATTGCCCCTGTACCCACGGGTAAATTGTGTAGAAGGGCAGTTGCCGACACTCCGTTGACTGTTTGTAAAACACCTCTGGAATTTTGATGCCAGTGATCCGCAAGGGTATTGAATTGCTGGGTTAAATGTTCTGCCAGCCCGGATAGCTTTTGTTTATCCACCAGATTCATGGACAGACAACCGGAATGGTCTTTGCAACGGTACAAACTCACTTGCTCAGAGCCATAAATCAGGTCTTCCACTTTCAGCTGGTTGCCGATGTAACTGAACAGTTTTGGCTGGGGATCGCCGGAATTCATGGAGACAATAATGGTTCCAGTCAGGCTCATTACCGCTTCCCGATACTCATTGCCGGTAATAGCCGAAGATTTCTTCAGGGCATTCCAGACCAGATTGCCCAGTAACCTTTCCTGATCCTGAGGGCTGGCAGATTGACGCCAGGCTTTGACCGGATCTCGGTCAGACAGCCCTGTTCCGGTAAATGACTGAAAGGTATCCGCTACATTGGAACGGCTGATATTAAGTGAAGCATCGGTCTGAAACTTTTTCATGGCTGCGGGCATAGGCATACTGTTCACCAGCCCTTGACCCATCTGGCAGGAATTGGAGAAAAGACTGTTCAGGTGCATGATCTTTTCCTGCAGGGCTTCAATATGCTGGTACGCTTTTTCATTCATGGCGCTGATGGCCAGTCCCAGCAAATAACCGGAGGCATTACCGGCAATATCCCGAATCAGTTTGTTGAACTGCTCGCTATTGATGAATGAGAATGAGCCGCCGTACAGATCGATGCCGCCACAGCCTGCGGAGAACTCTGGCGGTACAAAGCCGGTCAGGTTGGTTTCATTAATGCGGGTTCGGGCATGAAACGCACCACCGGAGATTACGCCCCGACGCTGGGTTTGGTACACGGCAGGATCAGAGTGAGTGGATAAAGAGTTGAGCATCTTGTTCAGCTCTTGCTGTAATGAGCTGGCATGTACCAGAGTGATACAGCAGGCGATCAGCAAGCTAAAAAACAGACAGTGACAGAAAAATTTAAGAACTGACACCGCTCTCAGCCTGCTCACTCTCGTCACCACTATGATTCAGTTTTTGATATTGAATGTACTGACGCCGCAGAGGGGAGAACAGTTCCGAGCAGTGACCAATACCCCTGGATAAAGTTTTAGTCCATTCATGAACGGGCTCTCTGGATTCCTTCCGGCTCCATTGCCCAGTCAGCCACAGCAGGTCACACTTCTGAATCAGAAGGTCGTAGTTTTTCAGAATATTCACATAGGTGATGGCCTGGGGCGTTGTACACTGTACGGTGAAATCTTTAGGTTTGTTATAGGTGACCGAAGAACCTCTTTTGGCAGGCGGTGGCACTTCATCCAAAAAGTTTTGCAGGGAATGATCCAGTGCTTCCAGTTCCTGAGTGATCTGCTCAATCGCTTTTACAGAGAGATCCTGCAGATCGTGGTTTTCTGAGTAGACCACCTCCAGCATGAACAGCAGGTTTTTCAGGCGATAATCCATCCACTGGCACATTCTCTGCCCCTGATGTGTTTTCAGATTGAAGTGCATCAGTAATGCCGGCTGGGAGCGTTTCTCTCGTTTTTTCATATCAGACTCCAAATAAAACTGAACTCGCCCCCACGCTACCGCCCATCCTCAACCATAGGGGCATTCGGCAAGCATTTTTTGCAGACAAAGAGATACCCTGCTTTTTTTTGCAAAGAAAAAAACAAAACAGAGGAATTGATTGAGACAAACAGCCCTGAGAGCAGTTCGTAAAGTAAGTTGAGTCCTAACCTGACCTAAATGAAACAAATGTCGTATATTGGGGGAGCAGTTTTGATATATAAACAGAATGCAGGGAAGAGACTTTTGAATAGGGAAAGATCGTCATGATACAACTCCAGAGAGAAGTACATGCCGAAGTCACAAGCTGACTATAAGGACGACAGCCAAGTGGCTTTGACATAATGGCAGTAACAGAAAGTCAAACTAAAAAAAACGAATTTCTTGCCGTTTAAAAATCAGATATTTCTTAGGCTAAATACCTGATCAATGGATGATTATAGAAGAGCTGATGATTTGGCAAGGCAAAATTGACAGTTATTTCTTAATAAATAGTATTGCTCTTTATAACCTACTTAATGCCGGTGCCGGTGAATTATGAGAGAACCTTTGGACTAATGGTTTTGCTGATATTCTGGCATGGGACGTGTGGGAAATTTTACTACAGCAAAGAAAAAAAATTGTGAAATAATTCTCTGCTAGGGTATTTACAGAGTGAAGTTATGGTTTTTGATAATATGCCTCGGACAAAAAAACATATCATTGGTGACTATGCTCGTGAAAACAGGGTGACTGAAATGAGAGAGACGCTTGCTTATGTTGGTGAGGCTTTTAGATTTTTTATGGAAAGTACTAACGAGCCATGGGAGATAGTCGATTGTTACGGAAATTACTGTTTTGGAAACGCAGCATTGAAACGATTGCTTTGCCTGTCTGATACTTTTAATTTCGAAGGCAAGCACTATTCGGAAATCCCTGCACGTCCGTTCGAAGAGTGCGCCCTGGATTTCTATCAGCAAGATGTTAGGTGTATGAACACTCGCGTTCCAGTTAAAGTATTGGATGTCCATATGGATGATGATGGAGAGTGGTTTTGCTACATTTTTGAGCGGACACCGTTGGTTAATAACGATCAAGTCATAGGGTTAACTGATCACGGAAAGTCTGTCATAAAATTCTGGAAAGAATCGATGAGTTATTTGCTGGCCATGCAATATTATTTTACGGGAGAAAAGCAGGTTTCAATGCAAATATCCACTACCAACAATTTATCTCAGCGTGAATCCGAAGTATTATTTTTCTTGTTAGGCCAGATAGAACCTAAGCGTATTGCCCGGTATTTGAACCTGAGCTTAAGCACTGTCAATTCTTATATTGACCGAATGCGCAAAAAGCTTGGATGTCAGACGA from Endozoicomonas sp. NE40 includes:
- a CDS encoding conjugal transfer protein TraG N-terminal domain-containing protein, whose product is METIYSIGDAHFLYTVLNGLVMMVSNPDFILTIKIGFIIGTFYLALQGLMAGKFPAFQHLLLSLLIYTALFGLPTGGSRYKGIDVDIYDVYTDTNRKVDNVPFGIALTASMLSTLTWKMTEIFEQAFHTTDAVKLTRNGYLSSLIRLMEARRKAMNQFQNNPALAQSWRNYIKECTLIGIDLNYKTTHEVFSNADVMTALEFQSDVFGTLIYRNGQPTSVTCNEAFAWLKPRLNAWFDQQIQQDNSSARSLTLGSALQALSQGAESSRNFMMASALLPIYHDATIEKLQDMQQPQAAIMTQQALLQRNTQWAGEQHLFLSSMRAMMAYIEGFVFAVTPLMGLLVCVGLFGVRLAFKYLMLLLWIQLWMPVLSINNLYITLVSQGAMAALSAPITSFTGIIESGPILEYWLGVGGLMAASTPALVLMLLYGSAITATHLAGRMQSGDFVNEKISSPDIMMPGAAVNQQARLEYRTSTGGDTGTD
- a CDS encoding conjugal transfer protein TraH gives rise to the protein MSVLKFFCHCLFFSLLIACCITLVHASSLQQELNKMLNSLSTHSDPAVYQTQRRGVISGGAFHARTRINETNLTGFVPPEFSAGCGGIDLYGGSFSFINSEQFNKLIRDIAGNASGYLLGLAISAMNEKAYQHIEALQEKIMHLNSLFSNSCQMGQGLVNSMPMPAAMKKFQTDASLNISRSNVADTFQSFTGTGLSDRDPVKAWRQSASPQDQERLLGNLVWNALKKSSAITGNEYREAVMSLTGTIIVSMNSGDPQPKLFSYIGNQLKVEDLIYGSEQVSLYRCKDHSGCLSMNLVDKQKLSGLAEHLTQQFNTLADHWHQNSRGVLQTVNGVSATALLHNLPVGTGAMIRNLTAADVQLAKLFITQASPHIAFYMVHQFIEDLHQITTSIINMEGDYHPFAQQLQTTLNLSRTQLHRELQRLGERYGRFGELIQDYRHMLAVAEQKRYQKLPPAKAQRSPSRLTPANP
- a CDS encoding helix-turn-helix transcriptional regulator; this translates as MVFDNMPRTKKHIIGDYARENRVTEMRETLAYVGEAFRFFMESTNEPWEIVDCYGNYCFGNAALKRLLCLSDTFNFEGKHYSEIPARPFEECALDFYQQDVRCMNTRVPVKVLDVHMDDDGEWFCYIFERTPLVNNDQVIGLTDHGKSVIKFWKESMSYLLAMQYYFTGEKQVSMQISTTNNLSQRESEVLFFLLGQIEPKRIARYLNLSLSTVNSYIDRMRKKLGCQTTPQLIEKAVWLDLHKILPEKLMGDCHISLILD